The region ttatattttaattttttgcaaCAGATTTTTGAGTAGATTTTGAGGAGTTACATTAATGGGGTTTTCCAATCACCACATAAATTTCTAAAGTCACTATATGTGGTTTCAGATTGTCTAATCCTGACATTCGCAATTTGGGCACTGTGAAGATTCCACTCTTCCATTAGCTTTCAGCAGTCATGTGTACACAGGTATAGAAATTGCATAACTGCGGTAACATCCCAACTAGATTCTCACTAACTTCTTTCAATAGACCAATGAAAAATCAGATAAAGTTGCCAAATGACAAGTAACAGCAAATATctaaattgcatacttgcagtcacatgataaCTACTCAAGCAAGCAAATTTTTAGAATCCTGACTGTaagcaaaatgcatactgtaaagatTCACCAATCTGAAGTAACATAGGCTGACTGCGGAATGTAAATAGAGCCAACCTAAAAGGAGTTTATGGATACTCacgaggacaaaattgttggcactctacTGGTAAAGTTGGAAAAACCCACCCTGGTCACTGAAATAaattgaaactgacaaaagtatatttattttcttttcaatgctctttttattgatttttataaAAGAGCAAATATACAAACATATGTgaaataaaagaaataattaacAGAACATCAGTAACGAGTCTTCGGGCAAGAGCTTTTAAAACAAGTATAAAGCTTTGAAGTTACTCGAAGTGTATAAAGGTAAGACAAATATAATGTATGAACAACAAGCAGAAATCAATTGAAGGGTATAGAAATTCAGTTGTAAACTAAACGATAGGTAATATATCCTGCAATCAATCATTTTTTGAAATCAGTCTAATTTCTATTTAAAGGTATAGAATAGAGAGAAGAAGAGAGGATAGAGAGGGAGGGTTCAGGGTTCAGGAAAGCAGATGGGGAGGGGAGCACCTTATTTTGCAGTTGATTTTGTTTAATGTGAGTCTTCAAGTATATTTCAATTTAAATTTACGGAAAATCAACTAttgaaatcagacattgcttttgaattgtagctcaacgtaaaaataaaaaagacacCCAATGAAAATGGCCTGAACAAAAATTATGGTACCCAtcaaaaagtttgaaaatagtTTGATCATAGGGACATGTTAAACTAAGTTGTATCCTGTAACTGACATTACAGATGTCTTCAAACTTTTATTCAGTCTACCTATTTAAGAGGTGCAAaggagtcactgtgctgtttgacaATATGGTGTGTACTACACTGAACATGATGCAAAGGAAACTAAGGAGAAaaattgtctcaggagattagaaataaAATGTTAGACAAAACATGTTTAAGGTAAAGGCTAGTAAAACATCTCCAAAAAGATTGATGTTCCTGTTACTATAGTTAAATATATTTATCAGAAGTTTAAAGGGGACTTAGCATGTGATACATGCTGCATAAactgtgggcagcatgtatcagcctgTAACACTGGTGGTGTAGACCCACTGTGCAACTGGCCAGGCTTACCCTgactaagtggctacctggtcttTATTAGTGCCCATGATAGCGAGCATAGGTTAGGGCCTCACGATATCCACCAGGTTCCACTCCAGGACAATGTCCAGACCTACTAATCCAAGGGTCAAAGCAGGTTTTTGTGCTACAGAGGGACAAGACCGATGCGTAGTCAGAAGGTCAGAGGtcggggcaggcagcacaggttcatgATACATAGCTGAGGCCAGGAGCGGAGATAACAGACAGGACGAGAAAACAAGCTGTGTCAGTTATGGAAGGGATAAGCAATAAAACACCTCGACCGGGAACTAAATGCTAATAGGAAACTGGAACCTAATCTTAGGCTCAGGTGTGAAGAGTGGCCCTGCCTGATATATTACCTGCTGGTTAGTGATTGGCTGGTGAGTTCAaaccctgcaggacacagcagggtaagTTCCTATAGGATCTCTCCGGGCCCTCCGATAGCCATGTGAAAACAGCATAAAGATACAGCAGTAcggaggaatgctgcaagagacaAATATAGCAACTTGGCCTGACACAAATAGAAGCAGTTTTGGTGACCGCGATGAGTAGGGCGGCGCTGAGAAAGAATGTGAGTTACCACCGAGACACATGATCACAGCCATGTAGATTTTACTGAAATGCTGTGACTTTTCTTAACAAAATCATACTTTCAATAGTTGACAGGGATCTAGCAGCACAGGTGACTAGCTGTGGCAGTTTCTTCTCACCTGACAGTGACAAGTCTGCCAAAGACAtgtcagtcactgtcagtgggCAGAGAGAAGCTTCAGGGGATCCGCCTGAATGACTACTGCACAGAGCGATTTGGTCCCTGGcagctattaaaagtatgtttttctcggAAATGCTGAAGCAAttcagtcaaacatacatggttgtgaTGATATAGCCAGTGGCTGATACATACTGCCCACAGTTTGGGTAGCATATATCACATGTTAGGTTCTCTTTAATGTCTTTGGGACTGTAGAAAACCTCCCTGAATGAGGCTGCATGAGGAAAATTTATGAAAAATTTAAAagatggataatatgaatggtaaaaaAAAGAGCCTAGCACAACTTCCAAAGAGATTAGAAGTGAACTTCATAGTCAAgatacatcagtgtcagatcacaccttCCATCACTGTAGTGATCAAAGTGGACTTCGTGGAAGATGGCTGAGAAGGAAACCACTgctgaaaacaaatcataaaaagagAGATTGGAATTTTCCAAAATGCATACTGAAAATCTATAAAGATGTTAGGAAAACTTTCTATGGAAAGATGAGGCAAACCTGAAGCACATCAAGTTAGCTCTATGTTCACAAATCTAAATGTAAAGCATTTCAAGAGAAAAACACTGTACCCACTGTGAAACAAGGAGAAGGCTCAGTTACGTTTGGGGTTGCGTTGCTGCATCTGGAAAAGGGGGTCTTGAATTTGTGCAAAgtgtaataaaatataaaaattatcaAGCTATAATGGAGCAAAGTGTCAGAAAGATTGGTCTGAATCACAGGTCATGGGTACTTCAACAAGATAAAAACCATCCTAGAATACTATTTTAATGTAGCATTCTATGAGCCCTCATATAAACATTTGTGGAAGGATCTGAAACCACAGTTTGGAAGAAGGTGCCTTCCCACTTGAGACAGCTACAGCATTTTACTCATGAGGAATTGGCCAAAAATACTTGGAAACAGGTGCAGACGACTCATTAAGAGTTATAGAAATTGATTGTTTGCATTATTGCAtaaaaaattgtgcaacaaattattAAATTAAAGGTAATTTTTTTTGTCAACACCAATTTCATTAGTTTGTGATTTTTGTTCTTTTTCTGTGGTACCACAAATTCAAAAGCGGTCTGGTTTTCATAAGTTTTTATTCAGCAACTTTAAAATTACTTTTGACAGATTCAtattatttcagtgaccattgtgggtaAATCTTACTTTAACAAAAGGATATCTACAATTTTTTCCACGTGTTATGTCTTGAAAATGATAATGTGGGAAGGAAATAGGAATTCTAAAAGGATTACAAGCAATGCTTATTAACTATCTGTGGATAACGTAAGGTATACTGTACAAAGTAAGACACAATGTTTAAAATCTAAAAACAaattatacaaaaaataataatgatgtTTATTTATTTCAGCTTGTCAATGCATATATGAAAACAAGTTATACAAATATGAGGACACCATTCCATATTCCAATAAGGAGGACCGCAAATGCCACCATATGAAATGCGATGCCAATGGAACAATTGTTAAAATCAATAACTGCCCAATAAAACCTACATCACTTCCACATGATTTCACAACACAATATTATAAACAGACTACCCACCAAACAAAGCATTCTACACCAAAGTCTTCTAAAACAACACCATCTAATTATAGCCTGAGTACACGTACTCCTCATGAATGCTACTGGACGGAGTGGGTTGATGTAAATCATCCAACATCTGAAAATGCTGGAGGAGATGAAGAAACCTTTGAAATAGCAGAGAACAATGGAATACATATTTGCAAAGCGAAAGAATTTATCAAAGACATAAAATGTAGATCTAGCTCACATCCCGACATACCCATTGAAATGCTTTCTCAAAAAGTCACCTGTAATACTGAAAAAGGATTGATTTGTAAAAACCAAGATAATCCTGGGCAAAATTATACGTGTTATAACTATGAAGCTAAATTCTACTGTTGTGAAAAAGAAATTCCATCGTTAACCACAGCCACATCACCACCAACTTCCCACATGAGTACATCATCCAGGCACATTCCAAGTACACCAACAAAAGTTACAGCTGCTACAACCATCAGTAATCCTACTTTAAGCACAGTTACATTTTCTACAACTTCAACTAAAGTAACAACATCTATTTACCCAATGGCAAAAAGTACAAGAACTCCTCCTTTCGAATGCTACTGGACAGAATGGGTTGATGTAAATCGTCCAACATCTGATAATACTGGAGGAGATGAAGAGACCTTTGAAATAGCAGAGAACAATGGAATTCATGTGTGTGAAGCCAAAGAATTTATCAAAGACATAAAATGTAGATCTAGCTCACATCCCGACATTCCCATTGAAATGCTTTCTCAAACAGTCACCTGTAATACTGAAAAAGGTTTGATTTGTAAAAACCAAGATAATCCTGGGCAAAATTATACGTGTTATAACTATGAAGCTAAATTCTACTGTTGTGATAAAGAAATTTCATCGTTAACCACAGCCACATCACCACCAACTTCCCACATGAGTACAACATCCATGCACATTCCAAATACACCAACAAAATCTACAGCTGCTACAACCATTAGTAATCCTACTTTAAGCACAGCTACATTTTCTACAACCTCAACTAAAGTAACAACATCTATTCACCCAACGACAAAAAGTACAAGAACTCCTCCTTTCGAATGCTACTGGACAGAGTGGGTTGATGTAAATCATCCAACATCTGATAATACTGGAGGAGATGAAGAGACCTTTGAAATAGCACAGAACCATGGAATCCATGTGTGCAAAGCCAAGGAATTGATCAAAGACATAAAATGTAGATCTAGCTCATATCCAGACATTCCCATTGAAATGCTTTCTCAAAAAGTCACCTGTAACACTGAAACAGGGCTGATTTGTAAAAACCAAGATAATCCTGGGCAAAATTATATGTGCTATAACTATGAATTAAAATTTTACTGTTGTGATGAGGAGTTTCCAATCCCAACTACAGCCACTTCATCTCCATCTACCCACATAAGTACATCACCCAGGCATAATTTAATTACAACAAAAAGAGTAAAAATTACTACAACAGGCAGTAATCCTACTTTAAGCACAGCTCCACTTTCTACAACTTCAACTAAAGTAACAACATCCAATAACCCAACAAAGACAAAAAATACAAGAACTTCTCCTTCCGAATGCTACTGGACAGAGTGGGTTGATGTAAATCATCCAACATCTGATAATACTGGAGGAGATGAAGAGACCTTTGAAATAGCAGAGAACAATGGAGTTCATGTGTGTGAAGCCAAAGAATTTATCAAAGACATAAAATGTAGATCTAGCTCGCATCCAGACATTCCCATTGAAATGCTTTCTCAAAAACTCACCTGTAATACTGAAAAAGGATTGATTTGTAAAAACCAAGATAATCCTGGGCAAAATTATACGTGTTATAACTATGAAGCTAAATTCTACTGTTGTGATAAAGAAATTTCATCGTTAACCACAGCCACATCACCACCAACTTCCCACATGAGTACAACATCCATGCACATTCCAAGTACACCAACAAAAGCTACAGCTGCTACAACCATCAGTAATCCTACTTTAAGCACAGCTACATTTTCTACAACCTCAACTAAAGTAACAACATCTATTTACCCAACGACAAAAAGTACAAGAACTCCTCATTTCAAATGCTACTGGACAGAGTGGGTTGATGTAAATCGTCCAACATCTGGTAATACTGGAGGAGATGAAGAGACCTTTGAAATAGCAGAGAACAATGGAATTCATGTGTGCGAAGCCAAAGAATTTATCAAAGACATAAAATGTAGATCTAGCTCACATCCCGACATTCCCATTGAAATGCTTTCTCAAACAGTCACCTGTAATACTGAAAAAGGGTTGATTTGTAAAAACCAAGATAATCCCGGGCAAAATTATACGTGTTATAACTATGAAGCTAAATTCTACTGTTGTGATAAAGAAATTTCATCGTTAACCACAGCCACATCACCACCAACTTCCCACATGAGTACAACATCCATGCACATTCCAAGTACACCAACAAAATCTGCAGCTGCTACAACCATCAGTAATCCTACTTTAAGCACAGCTACATTTTCTACAACCTCAACTAAAGTAACGACATCTATTTACCCAACGACAAAAAGTACAAGAACTCCTCCTTTCGAATGCTACTGGACAGAGTGGGTTGATGTAAGTCATCCAACATATGATAATACTGGAGGAGATGAAGAGACCTTTGAAATAGCAGTGAACAATGGAATTCATGTGTGTGAAGCCAAAGAATTTATCAAAGACATAAAATGTAGATCTAGCTCACATCCCGACATACCCATTGAAATGCTTTCTCAAAAAGTCACCTGTAATACTGAAAAAGGATTGATTTGTAAAAACCAAGATAATCCTGGGCAAAATTATACGTGTTATAACTATGAAGCTAAATTCTACTGTTGTGATAAAGAAATTTCATCGTTAACCACAGCCACATCACCACCAACTTCCCACATGAGTACATTATCCAGGCACATTCCAAGTACATCAACAAAAGTTACAGCTGCTACAACCATCAGTAATCCTACTTTAAGCACAGCTACATTTTCTACAACTTCAACTAAAGTAACAACATCTATTTACCCAACGACAAAAAGTACAAGAACTCCTCCTTTCGAATGCTACTGGACAGAGTGGGTTGATGTGAATCATCCAACATCTGATAATACTGGAGGAGATGAAGAGACCTTTGAAATAGCAGAGAACAATGGAGTTCATGTGTGTGAAGCCAAAGAATTTATCAAAGACATAAAATGTAGATCTAGCTCGCATCCAGACATTCCCATTGAAATGCTTTCTCAAAAACTCACCTGTAATACTGAAAAAGGATTGATTTGTAAAAACCAAGATAATCCTGGGCAAAATTATACGTGTTATAACTATGAAGCTAAATTCTACTGTTGTGATAAAGAAATTTCATCGTTAACCACAGCCACATCACCACCAACTTCCCACATGAGTACAACATCCATGCACATTCCAAGTACACCAACAAAAGCTACAGCTGCTACAACCATCAGTAATCCTACTTTAAGCACAGCTACATTTTCTACAACCTCAACTAAAGTAACAACATCTATTTACCCAACGACAAAAAGTACAAGAACTCCTCCTTTCAAATGCTACTGGACAGAGTGGGTTGATGTAAATCGTCCAACATCTGATAATACTGGAGGAGATGAAGAGACCTTTGAAATAGCAGAGAACAATGGAATTCATGTGTGCGAAGCCAAAGAATTTATCAAAGACATAAAATGTAGATCTAGCTCACATCCCGACATTCCCATTGAAATGCTTTCTCAAACAGTCACCTGTAATACTGAAAAAGGGTTGATTTGTAAAAACCAAGATAATCCCGGGCAAAATTATACGTGTTATAACTATGAAGCTAAATTCTACTGTTGTGATAAAGAAATTTCATCGTTAACCACAGCCACATCACCACGAACTTCCCACATGAGTACAACATCCATGCACATTCCAAGTACACCAACAAAATCTACAGCTGCTACAACCATCAGTAATCCTACTTTAAGCACAGCTACATTTTCTACAACCTCAACTAAAGTAACGACATCTATTTACCCAACGACAAAAAGTACAAGAACTCCTCCTTTCGATTGCTACTGGACAGAGTGGGTTGATGTAAATCGTCCAACATCTGATAATACTGGAGGAGATGAAGAGACCTTTGAAATAGCAGAGAACAATGGAATTCATGTGTGCAAAGCCAAAGAATTTATCAAAGACATAAAATGTAGATCTAGCTCACATCCCGACATTCCCATTGAAATGCTTTCTCAAACAGTCACCTGTAATACTGAAAAAGGGTTGATTTGTAAAAACCAAGATAATCCCGGGCAAAATTATACGTGTTATAACTATGAAGCTAAATTCTACTGTTGTGATAAAGAAATTTCATCGTTAACCACAGCCACATCACCACCAACTTCCCACATGAGTACATTATCCAGGCACATTCCAAGTACATCAACAAAAGTTACAGCTGCTACAACCATCAGTAATCCTACTTTAAGCACAGCTACATTTTCTACAACTTCAACTAAAGTAACAACATCTATTTACCCAACGACAAAAAGTACAAGAACTCCTCCTTTCGAATGCTACTGGACAGAGTGGGTTGATGTAAATCATCCAACATCTGATAATACTGGAGGAGATGAAGAGACCTTTGAAATAGCAGTGAACAATGGAATTCATGTGTGTGAAGCCAAAGAATTTATCAAAGACATAAAATGTAGATCTAGCTCACATCCCGACATACCCATTGAAATGCTTTCTCAAAAAGTCACCTGTAATACTGAAAAAGGATTGATTTGTAAAAACCAAGATAATCCTGGGCAAAATTATACGTGTTATAACTATGAAGCTAAATTCTACTGTTGTGATAAAGAAATTTCATCGTTAACCACAGCCATATCACCACCAACTTCCCACATGAGTGCAACATCCATGCACATTCCAAGTACACCAACAAAAGCTACAGCTGCTACAACCATCAGTAATCCTACTTTAAGCACAGCTACATTTTCTACAACCTCAACTAAAGTGACAACATCTATTTACCCAACGACAAAAAGTACAAGAACTCCTCCTTTCGAATGCTACTGGACAGAGTGGGTTGATGTAAATCATCCAACATCTGATAATACTGGAGGAGATGAAGAGACCTTTGAAATAGCAGTGAACAATGGAATTCATGTGTGTGAAGCCAAAGAATTTATCAAAGACATAAAATGTAGATCTAGCTCACATCCCGACATACCCATTGAAAATCTTTCTCAAAAAGTCACCTGTAATACTGAAAAAGGATTGATTTGTAAAAACCAAGATAATCCTGGGCAAAATTATACGTGTTATAACTATGAAGCTAAATTCTACTGTTGTGATAAAGAAATTTCATCGTTAACCACAGCCACATCACCACCAACTTCCCACATGAGTACATTATCCAGGCACATTCCAAGTACATCAACAAAAGTTACAGCTGCTACAACCATCAGTAATCCTACTTTAAGCACAGCTACATTTTCTACAACTTCAACTAAAGTAACAACATCTATTTACCCAACGACAAAAAGTACAAGAACTCCTCCTTTCGAATGCTACTGGACAGAGTGGGTTGATGTAAATCATCCAACATCTGATAATACTGGAGGAGATGAAGAGACCTTTGAAATAGCAGTGAACAATGGAATTCATGTGTGTGAAGCCAAAGAATTTATCAAAGACATAAAATGTAGATCTAGCTCACATCCCGACATACCCATTGAAATGCTTTCTCAAAAAGTCACCTGTAATACTGAAAAAGGATTGATTTGTAAAAACCAAGATAATCCTGGGCAAAATTATACGTGTTATAACTATGAAGCTAAATTCTACTGTTGTGATAAAGAAATGTCATCGTTAACCACAGCCACATCACCACCAACTTCCCACATGAGTACAACATCCATGCACATTCCAAGTACACCAACAAAAGCTACAGCTGCTACAACCATCAGTAATCCTACTTTAAGCACAGCTACATTTTCTACAACCTCAACTAAAGTAACAACACCTATTTACCATACGACAAAAAGTACAAGAACTCCTCCTTTTGAATGCTACTGGACAGAGTGGGTTGATGTAAATCATCCAACATCTGATAATACTGGAGGAGATGAAGAGACCTTTGAAATAGCATTGAACAatgatattcatgtgtgtgaagccAAAGAATTTATCAAAGACATAAAATGTAGATCAAGCTCACATCCCGACATACCCATTGAAATGCTTTCTCAAAAAGTCACCTGTAATACTGAAAAAGGATTGATTTGTAAAAACCAAGATAATCCTGGGCAAAATTATACGTGTTATAACTATGAAGCTAAATTCTACTGTTGTGATAAAGAAATTTCACCGTTAACCACAGCCACATCACCACCAACTTCCCACATGAGTACATTATCCAGGCACATTCAAAGTACACCAACAAAAGTTACAGCTGCTACAGCCATCAGTAATCCTACTTTAAGCACAGCTACATTTTCTACAACTTCAACTAAAGTAGCAACAGCTATTTACCCAACGACAAAAAGTACAAGAACTCCTCCTTTCGAATGCTACTGGACAGAGTGGGTTGATGTAAATCATCCAACATCTGATAATACTGGAGGAGATGAAGAGACCTTTGAAATAGCACAGAACCATGGAATCCATGTGTGCAAAGCCAAAGAATTGATCAAAGACATAAAATGTAGATCTAGCTCATATCCAGACATTCCCATTGAAATGCTTTCTCAAAAAGTCACCTGTAACACTGAAACAGGGCTGATTTGTAAAAACCAAGATAATCCTGGGCAAAATTATATGTGCTATAACTATGAATTAAAATTCTACTGTTGTGATGAGGAGTTTCCAATCCCAACTACAGCCACTTCATCTCCATATACCCACATGAGTACATCATCCAGGCATAATTTAATTACAACAAAAAGAGTAAAAACTGCTACAACAGGCAGTAATCCTACATTAAGCACAGCTCCACTTTCTACAACTTCAACTAAAGTAACAACATCCAATTACCCAACAAAGACAAAAAGTACAAGAACTTCTCCTTCCGAATGCTACTGGACAGAGTGGGTTGATGTAAATCATCCAACATCTGATAATACTGGAGGAGATGAAGAGACCTTTGAAATAGCAGTGAACAATGGAATTCATGTGTGTGAAGCCAAAGAATTTATCAAAGACATAAAATGTAGATCTAGCTCACATCCCGACATACCCATTGAAATGCTTTCTCAAAAAGTCACCTGTAATACTGAAAAAGGATTGATTTGTAAAAACCAAGATAATCCTGGGCAAAATTA is a window of Ranitomeya variabilis isolate aRanVar5 chromosome 2, aRanVar5.hap1, whole genome shotgun sequence DNA encoding:
- the LOC143803850 gene encoding mucin-5AC-like, coding for MGIQEPQFTSHSGQVCSTWGNYHFKSFNGDIYYFPGTCNYLFASHCKSNNEDFNIQIRRSVEHGNPVITHIIAILDGVVVEIKNKAIMLDGLLVTELPTEKSRVRIDKLGDNIKITVSNDISLICNKEDSLLLKLNRDKYANQTCGLCGDFSGVRGFTLDGKQLTPVEYGNMQKRNGPTEECLDVLASAPNDCRDEGDICKSTLTSAAFFDCNTILDPMEYIDACKQDLCHCSAEDNMLCLCSMFAEYSRQCTHSGGVPGNWRTPEMCPQSCPLYGMEYQESGSPCPNTCSNTERTMLCEDHGIDGCFCPSGTVLDDINNAGCIRQEECSCLYNSEIYTPGSSFNTPCRECTCSRGKWKCKELPCTGSCSVESGSHITSFDGSRYSINGDCSYVLAKHTAANDFTVLVELRRSEITSTKSSLKSVVLGLNKGETVLVIKDNGVLFLNWMPIQLPISVANMTIFWSTSFYINIHTTFDAVIQVQLTPTMQVYMTLGPSYHDQTSGLCGNFNNIQSDDFKAISGVAEGTAASFANTWKSNSNCPNIKNSYEDPCSQNLEKEKYAQHWCALLTSPTGPFSLCHSVENPHIYYTHCLSDTCSCKDSEECMCAALASYAYVCAKKGVTLSGWRDSVCEKYTKSCKESQVYQYNVTRCQHTCRSRSNDDVTFDFEFSPVDGCVCREGTYLNDNGDCVTSTSCPCYYQGNVMESGEMVEENGITCTCERGHLTCMGAVITAPVCSHPLVYLNCSSAPKGTKGVECQKSCHSLDMDCFSSHCTSGCVCPPGLVSDGSGGCISEQQCPCIHNEATYRPGDSISVSCNTCVCKNRRWQCTHKPCLGTCSVYGDGHFISFDNRQFTFSGSCEYILAQDSCGENRGQSSFRVITENVPCGTTGTTCSKNIKFFIGGEELRLDNEKIDVVKRDEENTIPYHVIHRGMYLIIKSENGVILMWDTKSTIYMKLASHFQGKVCGLCGNYDGNANNDFTTRSQSVVENLMEFGNSWKTSPTCPNMDVVKDPCSINPYRKPWALRQCNIITSDVFRSCHAQVDPSTYYESCISDSCACDTGGDCECFCTTVALYAQACSENGICINWRTPTICPMFCDYYNDVGECEWHYKACGDKCMKTCRNPKGECLHELSGCEGCYPKCPPSRPFLNEDTLKCVAECGCVENGIFYNYGDKVPRSCYSCVCAMDKIRCHYDITACQCIYENKLYKYEDTIPYSNKEDRKCHHMKCDANGTIVKINNCPIKPTSLPHDFTTQYYKQTTHQTKHSTPKSSKTTPSNYSLSTRTPHECYWTEWVDVNHPTSENAGGDEETFEIAENNGIHICKAKEFIKDIKCRSSSHPDIPIEMLSQKVTCNTEKGLICKNQDNPGQNYTCYNYEAKFYCCEKEIPSLTTATSPPTSHMSTSSRHIPSTPTKVTAATTISNPTLSTVTFSTTSTKVTTSIYPMAKSTRTPPFECYWTEWVDVNRPTSDNTGGDEETFEIAENNGIHVCEAKEFIKDIKCRSSSHPDIPIEMLSQTVTCNTEKGLICKNQDNPGQNYTCYNYEAKFYCCDKEISSLTTATSPPTSHMSTTSMHIPNTPTKSTAATTISNPTLSTATFSTTSTKVTTSIHPTTKSTRTPPFECYWTEWVDVNHPTSDNTGGDEETFEIAQNHGIHVCKAKELIKDIKCRSSSYPDIPIEMLSQKVTCNTETGLICKNQDNPGQNYMCYNYELKFYCCDEEFPIPTTATSSPSTHISTSPRHNLITTKRVKITTTGSNPTLSTAPLSTTSTKVTTSNNPTKTKNTRTSPSECYWTEWVDVNHPTSDNTGGDEETFEIAENNGVHVCEAKEFIKDIKCRSSSHPDIPIEMLSQKLTCNTEKGLICKNQDNPGQNYTCYNYEAKFYCCDKEISSLTTATSPPTSHMSTTSMHIPSTPTKATAATTISNPTLSTATFSTTSTKVTTSIYPTTKSTRTPHFKCYWTEWVDVNRPTSGNTGGDEETFEIAENNGIHVCEAKEFIKDIKCRSSSHPDIPIEMLSQTVTCNTEKGLICKNQDNPGQNYTCYNYEAKFYCCDKEISSLTTATSPPTSHMSTTSMHIPSTPTKSAAATTISNPTLSTATFSTTSTKVTTSIYPTTKSTRTPPFECYWTEWVDVSHPTYDNTGGDEETFEIAVNNGIHVCEAKEFIKDIKCRSSSHPDIPIEMLSQKVTCNTEKGLICKNQDNPGQNYTCYNYEAKFYCCDKEISSLTTATSPPTSHMSTLSRHIPSTSTKVTAATTISNPTLSTATFSTTSTKVTTSIYPTTKSTRTPPFECYWTEWVDVNHPTSDNTGGDEETFEIAENNGVHVCEAKEFIKDIKCRSSSHPDIPIEMLSQKLTCNTEKGLICKNQDNPGQNYTCYNYEAKFYCCDKEISSLTTATSPPTSHMSTTSMHIPSTPTKATAATTISNPTLSTATFSTTSTKVTTSIYPTTKSTRTPPFKCYWTEWVDVNRPTSDNTGGDEETFEIAENNGIHVCEAKEFIKDIKCRSSSHPDIPIEMLSQTVTCNTEKGLICKNQDNPGQNYTCYNYEAKFYCCDKEISSLTTATSPRTSHMSTTSMHIPSTPTKSTAATTISNPTLSTATFSTTSTKVTTSIYPTTKSTRTPPFDCYWTEWVDVNRPTSDNTGGDEETFEIAENNGIHVCKAKEFIKDIKCRSSSHPDIPIEMLSQTVTCNTEKGLICKNQDNPGQNYTCYNYEAKFYCCDKEISSLTTATSPPTSHMSTLSRHIPSTSTKVTAATTISNPTLSTATFSTTSTKVTTSIYPTTKSTRTPPFECYWTEWVDVNHPTSDNTGGDEETFEIAVNNGIHVCEAKEFIKDIKCRSSSHPDIPIEMLSQKKFHR